From the genome of Vigna angularis cultivar LongXiaoDou No.4 chromosome 11, ASM1680809v1, whole genome shotgun sequence, one region includes:
- the LOC108332585 gene encoding uncharacterized protein LOC108332585, with the protein MEEEQHTRDLIAQMQAQIQAQARTIQAQTHAQQEMQRRHAEEITMLRAERARVERSAQHSESTADRGNNQHNDNAGSRNQQPSRHTDPNDRERREPSPLRTDRPSSLLPFTAIIMQTPMPEKNPPILDKYDGSTDPDNHLRIFTNAMVFYTDSDPVMCRAFSLSLKDEALEWYNTLPPNTVDCFATVENLFKRQYASNRNQEVTLAELVNTKQEKGETLKAFMKRYMETARRVKEVSQSFIITNLPSCLKPGYFAEKLYARPPKTMEELQERIAEFIRMEDMRISQRKRQQETEASRGRKDGKRPFDNNGKSGELSRTFKFNHYTPVNTPRAKVLEEALNAELLTLQTKPSPRYADERKSCHFHQNRGHTTEECITLKNEIEHLVRAGHLRKYIQEARRSPERAYRKNKRRRDYSRSPARHRERSVRGVIN; encoded by the coding sequence atggaggAAGAACAACACACCAGAGATTTGATAGCGCAGATGCAGGCGCAAATACAGGCACAAGCCAGAACCATACAAGCACAAACGCACGCACAACAAGAGATGCAGCGAAGGCATGCAGAAGAAATTACAATGTTAAGAGCAGAACGAGCTCGTGTCGAGCGGTCAGCTCAACACTCAGAGTCCACAGCCGATCGGGGTAACAACCAACACAATGATAACGCTGGAAGTCGTAATCAGCAGCCATCTCGGCATACTGACCCGAACGATCGGGAAAGAAGGGAACCGTCCCCCTTACGAACTGATCGGCCCTCCAGTCTGCTCCCTTTTACTGCGATCATCATGCAAACTCCAATGCCAGAGAAGAACCCTCCTATATTGGATAAGTATGATGGCTCGACAGATCCCGACAATCATCTCAGGATTTTCACCAACGCAATGGTGTTCTACACGGACAGTGATCCGGTTATGTGCAGAGCCTTCTCCTTATCACTCAAGGACGAAGCATTAGAGTGGTATAACACTCTTCCCCCAAACACAGTGGATTGTTTCGCCACTGTGGAAAACCTTTTTAAAAGGCAATACGCCTCCAATCGTAATCAGGAAGTAACGCTAGCGGAATTGGTAAATACTAAACAGGAAAAGggagaaactttgaaggcctttatgaaaaggtatatGGAAACTGCACGACGAGTTAAAGAGGTAAGTCAATCTTTTATTATCACCAATTTGCCTTCCTGTCTAAAACCAGGGTACTTTGCTGAGAAATTGTATGCACGACCGCCAAAAACAATGGAGGAGCTCCAAGAACGAATCGCCGAGTTCATCCGCATGGAGGACATGCGAATTTCACAAAGAAAGCGACAACAAGAAACTGAGGCAAGCAGAGGTAGAAAGGACGGTAAACGACCGTTCGACAATAATGGTAAAAGCGGGGAGCTTTCCcgaacatttaaatttaatcactaTACACCCGTAAACACGCCTAGGGCAAAAGTTCTTGAAGAAGCTCTAAACGCTGAACTTCTCACACTCCAAACGAAACCATCTCCAAGATACGCAGATGAAAGGAAGAGCTGTCATTTCCATCAGAATCGGGGGCATACTACAGAAGAATGCATTACGCTGAAAAACGAAATAGAGCATCTCGTTCGGGCAGGACACCTCCGTAAATACATACAAGAAGCAAGAAGAAGTCCCGAACGAGCGTATAGGAAGAACAAACGAAGGCGAGACTATAGTCGCAGTCCTGCTCGCCATCGTGAGCGATCGGTTCGCGGAGTTATAAACTGA
- the LOC108322495 gene encoding putative pentatricopeptide repeat-containing protein At5g08310, mitochondrial, giving the protein MAVAIQKLKIPSIFSVIAKLSYSRSPHNNLHYDSSVADNLVSVFTQQPNAAGPELNLFAPILTPPLVESVLTRLPTWKLALSFFQWASDQHQYGYRHNCYTYNTIASIFSRSRQTTHLKTVVKQLVESAPCSFTPGALGFLIRCLGEVGLAQEAHHLFDEMRVKGLCVPNVYCYNCLLEALSKAGEVDLVEARLEEMKGFGWEFDKFTLTPVVQAYCKARRFDQALRVYDGMKEKGLIDARVCSVLALSFSKWGDVDKAFELVERMDGQGVRLSEKTFSVLIHGFVKEDRVDRALQLFEKMCRVGFTPPVSLFDVLIGGLCKSNDAQRALSLLSEMKQFVVAPDIGIFTKLISAFPDRSVITKLLEEVLEDKEEKILVLIYNAVLTCYVNEGQVDEACRLLQMMIQSKFTDVEMDDFFKDKRLVFPNAASFSIVIDGLLTNGQLDLALSLFNDLKQFVGRPSVLIYNNLINGLCDSDRLDESRELLRDMKESEIEPTHFTYNSIYGCLCKRKDVVGAIDMLKVMRACGHEPWIKNSTLLVKELCDRGRAVEACDFLDSMVQLGFLPDIVSYSAAMGGLIKIQEVDRALNLLRDLCSRGHCPDVVAFNIVIRGLCKVNRVAEAEKLLDEIFVKGLCPSVVTYSLLIDSWCKSGSVDRAMSLLSKMSEEDREPNVVTYSTLVDGFCREERPDDALLVWKEMERKGCSPNRVAFMALIYGLCICKRPSAALHYLREMEQKEMKPDSFIYIALLSAFLSDMDLASAFEIFKEMVYSGFFPESHDKSYPVVMDAIDKFSKDHRTSSGMKVLSEEGKLPTHCLINVGL; this is encoded by the coding sequence ATGGCCGTCGCAATCCAGAAACTCAAAATCCCTTCTATTTTCTCTGTAATCGCCAAACTCTCATATTCGAGATCACCCCATAACAATCTTCATTATGATTCTTCTGTGGCCGACAACCTCGTCTCCGTCTTCACCCAACAACCCAACGCCGCCGGGCCCGAACTCAACCTCTTCGCTCCCATCCTCACGCCTCCCCTTGTCGAGTCCGTTCTCACGCGCCTCCCCACTTGGAAACTCGCCCTCTCCTTCTTCCAGTGGGCCTCCGATCAACACCAGTATGGCTACCGCCATAATTGTTACACCTACAATACCATCGCCTCTATCTTCTCCCGCTCCCGCCAAACCACCCATCTCAAAACGGTCGTCAAACAGCTCGTGGAGTCCGCTCCTTGTTCCTTCACGCCCGGTGCCTTGGGCTTCCTCATTCGGTGTTTGGGCGAAGTGGGCCTTGCGCAGGAGGCCCACCACCTGTTCGATGAAATGCGGGTGAAGGGTCTTTGCGTTCCCAATGTTTACTGCTACAACTGCTTGTTGGAGGCTCTGTCCAAGGCCGGGGAGGTTGATTTGGTGGAGGCTAGGTTGGAGGAGATGAAGGGGTTTGGATGGGAATTTGATAAGTTCACGCTGACGCCTGTCGTGCAAGCTTATTGCAAAGCTCGCAGGTTTGATCAGGCTCTGAGGGTTTATGATGGGATGAAGGAAAAGGGTTTGATTGATGCGCGTGTTTGCTCTGTGCTGGCATTGTCGTTTTCCAAGTGGGGGGATGTGGATAAAGCGTTTGAGTTGGTGGAGAGGATGGATGGACAGGGGGTGAGGCTAAGTGAGAAGACTTTCTCTGTTTTGATTCATGGGTTTGTCAAGGAGGATCGGGTTGATAGGGCCCTTCAGTTGTTTGAGAAAATGTGTCGGGTTGGCTTCACTCCTCCTGTTTCATTATTTGATGTTCTCATTGGAGGACTGTGTAAGAGTAATGATGCTCAGAGAGCTCTGAGCTTGCTTTCGGAGATGAAGCAGTTTGTGGTTGCCCCAGATATTGGAATCTTTACGAAGTTGATATCGGCTTTTCCAGACAGAAGTGTGATTACCAAGTTGCTGGAAGAGGTTCTGGAAGATAAAGAGGAGAAAATTCTCGTTTTGATTTACAATGCTGTTTTGACTTGTTATGTTAATGAGGGACAGGTGGATGAAGCCTGCCGCCTTCTTCAGATGATGATTCAGAGCAAATTCACTGATGTCGAGATGGATGATTTCTTCAAGGACAAGAGATTGGTTTTCCCAAATGCCGCTTCCTTTAGCATCGTGATTGATGGCTTACTCACAAATGGTCAGTTGGACCTCGCTCTAAGTCTTTTCAATGACCTTAAACAATTTGTTGGTAGGCCAAGCGTTTTGATTTACAACAATCTGATCAATGGTCTCTGCGATTCTGATAGATTGGACGAGAGCCGTGAGCTGTTGAGAGACATGAAAGAATCAGAAATTGAACCAACTCATTTCACTTACAACTCAATTTATGGATGCCTGTGTAAAAGAAAAGATGTCGTAGGAGCTATCGATATGTTGAAAGTGATGCGTGCTTGTGGGCATGAACCGTGGATAAAAAATTCCACCCTTCTTGTGAAAGAACTGTGTGATCGTGGCCGGGCTGTAGAAGCATGCGATTTTCTTGACAGCATGGTTCAGCTAGGTTTCCTTCCTGACATAGTTTCCTATTCTGCAGCAATGGGGGGTTTGATCAAGATTCAAGAAGTGGACCGAGCATTGAACTTGCTCAGGGATTTGTGTTCTCGTGGCCATTGTCCTGATGTGGTGGCTTTTAATATAGTGATCAGAGGGCTCTGCAAGGTCAACCGAGTTGCAGAAGCTGAAAAATTGTTGGATGAGATTTTTGTAAAGGGCCTCTGTCCCTCAGTTGTGACTTACAGTCTGCTTATAGATAGTTGGTGCAAAAGTGGTTCTGTTGATAGGGCGATGTCTCTTCTGTCGAAAATGTCTGAAGAAGACAGGGAGCCCAATGTCGTCACTTACTCAACTTTGGTGGATGGGTTTTGCAGAGAAGAAAGGCCTGATGATGCACTCTTGGTTTGGAAAGAGATGGAAAGAAAAGGTTGTTCTCCTAATCGAGTTGCTTTTATGGCACTTATTTATGGTCTTTGCATTTGCAAGAGGCCATCTGCTGCACTCCATTATTTACGCGAGATGGAACAGAAAGAAATGAAGCCCGACTCGTTCATTTATATTGCATTGCTCAGTGCTTTTCTGTCTGATATGGACTTGGCCTCTGCATTTGAGATTTTTAAGGAGATGGTTTATTCAGGATTTTTCCCAGAATCCCATGATAAAAGTTACCCCGTTGTGATGGATGCAATAGACAAATTTTCCAAGGATCACAGAACATCCTCTGGTATGAAAGTTTTAAGTGAAGAGGGCAAACTTCCTACGCATTGCTTGATAAACGTCGGATTATAA